In the genome of Myxococcus stipitatus, one region contains:
- a CDS encoding ELWxxDGT repeat protein, giving the protein MKAWRGIPMFVSVVLGGLTAVGCGAPLEGRDSSVVGVEAALEAEPEGPLAVEVPTARRECGPDRVGPPGSKPEWLARGEGRLFYSAEGVEQGRELWSSSAGGAECANVVKDIRPGPMGSVPRFLTPLGKWVLFVADDGQHGPEMWRTDGTAAGTVMVKDVWQGERGSAPRALTRVGNWIYFVAEDFEHGQELWRTDGTDVGTQLVHEFQPGAGWRQLTGLVAWGDRIALVAYSADSAVLWSVDPRGLARAHYHSPVGVFFSLTAVGTRLFFLRDIGTDVAELWVTSDRPGSAEKVRDFTGEIPSYLTSMNNMLFFVAGSDGYFGEQGDTRHGGELWRSDGSSSGTRLVRDIWPGPKGSLPTSLVVMDGVLYFAAEDGWRGRELWRSDGSALGTWMVWDIEWGSRGSDPEQLTAENGWLFFSATTTRHGREAWTSDGWLWRTRRLTDIAPGTSSSDPRSFVRAGNEVFFLAGDMPMNEALWAVPFRPAWPCAQSGENAQGCQ; this is encoded by the coding sequence GAAGGCATGGCGTGGCATCCCGATGTTTGTGTCCGTTGTGTTGGGGGGGCTCACCGCGGTGGGGTGTGGTGCTCCGCTGGAGGGGCGCGACTCGAGTGTCGTGGGGGTGGAGGCGGCGCTGGAGGCCGAGCCCGAGGGGCCGCTGGCTGTCGAGGTTCCGACGGCGCGCCGTGAGTGTGGACCGGACCGCGTGGGGCCTCCGGGCTCGAAGCCGGAGTGGCTGGCGCGAGGCGAGGGGCGGCTGTTCTACAGCGCGGAAGGCGTGGAGCAGGGGCGCGAGCTGTGGAGCAGCAGCGCTGGAGGCGCGGAGTGCGCGAACGTGGTGAAGGACATCCGTCCCGGGCCCATGGGTTCGGTGCCGCGCTTCCTGACGCCGCTGGGCAAGTGGGTGCTCTTCGTCGCGGATGACGGTCAGCACGGGCCGGAGATGTGGCGGACGGATGGCACCGCCGCGGGCACGGTGATGGTGAAGGACGTGTGGCAGGGGGAGCGAGGCTCCGCGCCGCGCGCGCTCACCCGCGTGGGGAACTGGATCTACTTCGTCGCGGAGGACTTCGAGCACGGCCAGGAGCTGTGGCGCACGGACGGCACGGACGTGGGCACGCAGCTGGTGCACGAGTTCCAGCCCGGCGCCGGCTGGCGTCAGCTCACGGGGTTGGTGGCGTGGGGAGACCGGATTGCGCTGGTGGCGTACTCGGCGGACTCCGCGGTGTTGTGGAGCGTGGACCCCCGCGGACTGGCGCGCGCGCACTACCACTCCCCCGTGGGGGTGTTCTTCTCGCTGACGGCGGTGGGTACCCGCCTGTTCTTCCTGCGAGACATCGGGACGGATGTCGCGGAGCTGTGGGTGACGTCGGACCGTCCCGGCTCCGCGGAGAAGGTGCGCGACTTCACCGGAGAGATTCCGTCGTACCTCACGTCGATGAACAACATGTTGTTCTTCGTGGCGGGCTCGGACGGGTACTTCGGGGAGCAGGGGGACACGCGCCACGGTGGCGAGCTGTGGCGCAGTGACGGCTCGTCGTCGGGGACGCGCCTGGTTCGCGACATCTGGCCGGGGCCCAAGGGCTCGCTGCCGACCAGCCTCGTCGTGATGGATGGCGTGCTCTACTTCGCGGCCGAGGATGGCTGGCGCGGGCGCGAGCTGTGGCGCAGCGACGGCTCCGCGCTGGGGACGTGGATGGTCTGGGACATCGAGTGGGGCTCGAGGGGGAGCGACCCGGAGCAGCTCACGGCGGAGAACGGCTGGCTGTTCTTCTCCGCGACGACGACGCGCCATGGCCGTGAGGCCTGGACCAGCGACGGCTGGCTGTGGCGGACGCGCCGGCTGACGGACATCGCGCCCGGGACGTCGTCGTCGGACCCGCGCTCGTTCGTTCGCGCGGGCAACGAGGTGTTCTTCCTCGCCGGGGACATGCCCATGAACGAGGCGCTGTGGGCGGTGCCCTTCCGCCCCGCGTGGCCGTGCGCGCAGTCGGGCGAGAATGCGCAGGGATGTCAGTGA